The Pelagovum sp. HNIBRBA483 sequence ACTTGAAACCCCTGAGACGCCAAATGATCACCCGCAAGATGCAAAAGCTTAAGCGGGAAAGGGCGCGGGGCGACTAAGGATGGCCCATCGCCCCTTCGTGATGTGGCCAGACAAACGCCTGCGCACGCCAGCCGAACCCGTCGAAGCGATAACCGACGAAATTCGCGCGATCTGGGCGGAAATGATCGAAGCAATGGAAGCCATGCCGGGCGTTGGACTGGCGGCTGTGCAACTGGGAATTCCTCTGCGGCTTGCGGTTGTCGACGCATCTACGTCGCGGGGCAAAGTCGTTAGGATGGCTAATCCTGAAGTTTTGCATGCATCCGTTGAGCCGCGCATTCATGAAGAGGCATCACCCAACTTGCCTGGAGTGAGTGCCAAAATCTCGCGTCCGCGTGCTGTGACGGTGCGGTTTCTCAACGAAAACAACGAAATTGAAGATCGGGATTTCGTGTCGCTTTGGGCGACCAGCGTGCAACACCAGATTGATCACCTTAACGGGCGCATGTATTTCGACAACCTGAGCAAGGTGAAGCGGGACATGCTTGTGAAAAAAGCCCGCAAGTTTTCCTAGGGGGACCAAATGCGCATTGTCTTCATGGGAACGCCCGATTTCTCTGTTCCAGCGCTGGATGCGTTGGTTGATGCAGGACACGAAATTGCCGCTGTCTATTGCCAGCCCCCGCGACCTGCCGGACGGGGAAAGAAGCCAAGGCCAACGCCCGTGCAGATCCGCGCAGAGGCGCTGCGGCTCGAGGTGCGTCACCCAACTTCTCTGCGAAATGATGACGCACAAGCCGACTTCGCCGCATTGAATGCCGATATCGCTGTTGTTGTGGCCTACGGGCTGATCCTGCCAAAAACCATTTTGGCCGCTCCAAAATTCGGATGCCTGAATATTCACGCATCACTTTTACCACGCTGGCGCGGAGCTGCGCCGATCCACCGTGCGATTATGGCAGGCGATGCTGAGACGGGTGTTTGCATCATGCAAATGGATGAAGGTCTCGATACCGGCCCCGTTCTGCTACGCGAAAAAATCACAATTGGCGCCGAAGAGACGACCGCGGAGCTGCATGATCGCCTCTCATCCTTGGGAGCGACTGCCATTGTATCGGCAATTGAAAAATTGCCGCATCTGGTGGCCGAGCCGCAAGCCGCCGATGGAGTGACCTACGCTACCAAGATCGACAAAAACGAGGCACGCATTGATTGGTCACAACCAGCCGAGATGGTCGACAGAAAAATTCGCGCGCTTTCGCCCTTCCCCGGTGCATGGTGCGAGGCAAATGGTGAGCGGATCAAGCTCCTTGGATCGCGGGTCGTTGCTGGTGAGGGGAAAGCAGGCACAGTTCTTGGTAAGCTGGTGATCGCTTGCGGCTCGGGAGCCATCGAAGTGACAAGGCTTCAACGAGAAGGCAAACGCGCGATGCAGACGCGCGATGCGCTTCTCGGTTTTATTCTTCCAGACGCCTTTTCCTAGGGCTTCAGACCGCTGAGGGTCAGCGATGGGGAGAGTGCGTCTTCGTCAACCACCAATTCGATCACAGCCAGCTTGCCGGATGCGGCAGCCCGCTCGAATGCATCTGCGAATTGATCTCCGGTCGTTACCCGTTCGCCAAAGCCACCATAAGCAACTGCCAAACCTGCAAAATCGGGATTTGCCAACATCGTGCCACTGATCCGCCCGGGGTAGGTCCGTTCCTGATGCATGCGGATCGTACCGTAACGACCGTTATTGACGACGATCACTATCGGTTTGGCATCACTCTGAACGGCTGTGGACATTTCGTTCAGCGTCATCTGGAAGCAGCCATCCCCCGCCAAACAGACAACCTGCCGATCAGGGTGCTCCAACGACGCCGCGATGGCTGCTGGAAAGCCGTATCCCATCGAGCCTGAAGTTGGGGCCAGTTGGGTGCCATATTGCTTGTAGACGAAATAGCGATGCAGCCATGCAGCGTAGTTTCCCGCGCCATTCGTTAAAATCGCATCGGCGGGAAGGGTGTCGGACAGCCAGCCAATGACCTCCTCGAGCTTGACGTCGCCGGGGCTTTGTTGGGGCTGCAACCACGCCTCATAGTCTGCGCGCGCGGCGGCGGTCCACTCCGCCCAGCCGTCAGATGCCGGCGGAAGCGTTGCCAATTCAGAGGCAAAGTCGTCAGCGCGCGCGGCAAGCGAGCCTTCCACCGGATAAACACTGCCGATCTCGTTTTCATCGGCGTGAACATGGAAAATCTGCTGCGTCGGCGCTGCCGGATCGACGAGGGTGTAACCTTGGGTTTCGATGTCACCCAAGCGCGAGCCCAGGACCAAAAGGCGGTCTGCTTCCTTTAACCGCTTTGCCAATCGGGGATTCGCGCCGACGTTCAAATCACCCGCGTAATTGGGATGGCGATTATCAAAATAATCCTGCCTACGGAAACCAACAGCAACAGGCACTCCCTGCTTTTTGGCGAAGGTTTCCAAGCTCTTGGCGGCTTCATCAGACCAGTGCGGCCCGCCGACGATAACCAAGGGGCGCTCAGCCGCAACGAGCCATTCCATCGCGGCGCGAGCGGGACCAGCCAACGAGGCTTTTTGCGGAGCGGTCTTCGCGACGCGCCCAGCTTCAACGCGATCCGCAGAGAGGACATTCTCGGGCAAAGCTACGACAACCGGCCCCGGCCGACCCGACATCGCCACCTTGTAGGCCCGACGCACATACTCTGAAAGCCGGGCCGGATCTTCGACCTCTGTCGCCCATTTTGCGAACGCACCAAAGGCAGAGCGGTAGTTCACCTCCTGAAAGGCCTCGCGATCACGATGGGCGGTATCAATCTGACCGACAAACAGGATCATCGGTGTCGAATCTTGTCGCGCGACGTGAACGCCTGCCGATGCGTTGGTGGCACCCGGGCCGCGCGTAACGAAAGCGATGCCCGGCTCGCCGGTCAGTTTGCCTTGTGCCTCCGCCATCATTGCAGCGCCGCCTTCCTGGCGGCAGACAACATTCTCGATACCGCTTTCGTAAAGGCCATCCAACACAGCCAGAAAGCTCTCCCCCGGTACGGAGAAGATCCGCTTTACACCCAACTGGGCAAGAGCGTCGGCCACGATTTTTCCGCCATGTGACATCGGATTATCCTCATAGAAGTTTGGTGGGAACATGTATGAGGTGTGTGCGTTCTGCAAGCCACAGAAGGCATGTATGCAAACCCAATCGGCGTATGACCTTGCGGGCGGTATCTGGCTTATTTGGGGTTCGATATTTCGATCAAATTTCCGTCAGGATCGCGAATGTAGAGCGATACAAGCGGTGAGACAGCCCCAGTGCGATCGACGGGTCCCAACTCGACTGTGACATTCAGTTTCGACAGGTGTTCGAGCCATGCGCAGAGGGGTACGTCACTTAACAAACAAAGATCTGCGCTTCCTGCTACAGGCTTTCCCGCATGCGGGAGAATTGGCGCTTCGGCCGCATGAAGATTGATTTTCTGCACGCCAAAACAAAGCGCGGTGCGCTCCGCGCCGTCAGCCCCTCTAAAGGAGACTGGCTCCATACCCAAAACCGATTGATAGAAGGAAACGGTATCTTCTAAATTGGCGACGGTAAGAACAAGATGATCGAGCGCAGTGACCTTCATAAGCCCTCCAAACGACAGGTAACCAGCCCACTATGACGAGCGAGACCAAAACAGACCAGCTTGATCCCGCCCGCGCTGCGGCGATGGAAGCGACACTTGGTAGGGATTCGGAGATGAAACATGGCAGCGCACTGCCGCCATTCTATCACCAGCTCTATTTCTGGTCGCCTGAACATCCTCAAAATCTTGGTCGTGATGGACACCCGAAAGTCGGCAATTTCATTCCTGATCTCGGTCTTCCACGGCGGATGTGGGCAGCGGGACGGCTGGTATTTCACGCGCCTCTGCTGGCGGGGGTGCAGGCCGAGCGGGAGAGCCGGATCGAGAGAGTAACCCGAAAGACCGGGAAAAGCGGACCGCTGGGCTTTGTTACGATCCGCCATGACTTTCGCCAACGGCATGGTCTTGCACTGACGGAATGGCAAGACATCGTTTATCGCGAGCTTGATGCCAAGAGCCCCCCTCCGCCGGTTGCCCGAACTGATGAAACGGAAAGCCGCACCCATCATTTCGACAGTACGCTTCTCTTTCGATATTCGGCTTTGACGTTCAACGGCCACCGGATTCACTATGACGCCGACTATGCGCGGACTGTCGAAGGCTACAGGGGTCTTGTCGTACATGGCCCGTTGCTTGCGCAGTTATTAATGCTTTTTGCAGAGGATGTGTTGGGGCGACCTCTCAAGGAATTCCAGTATCGCGCGACATCACCGCTGATTTGCGGAGAGGCTGGTACCTTTTGCTGGTGCGACGGAGATATGTGGGTGCGCGGCCCTGACGGGCGCCAATGCATGAGCGCAAACTGCTCGTAACCAATAAAACTGTGACAAGCTGTCCGCCGGTTGATGGTGACAGCGACCAATGAATCGTCTAATCAGCCAACGAACCGTTATTCAGAGGACACTCACATGGCCGAACATAAGCATGGCGAAATGGAAATCTCCGTACAGGAGAAGACATTTGAAGGCTTCATGAAATTCACTACACGCGGCGCTGTAATCATCATCGTGGCGCTCATTCTCCTCGCGCTGATCAACGGCTAAGAATTCATGCACCGGCGGCTGTTCATTTTCGGGGCGCCGCTGGCGCTTGCCGGATGCGGCGCGGCTGAACCTGTTTGGGCACCAGACGAGCAGGTCGCACGCAGTGTATACCGGCACCCCGGGCCGCCGTCGCTTACCCTCTATACCGTGCGCAATGTCGGGAGCGATTCCGGCGCGCATACTGGTCTTATGATCAATGCAAGCCAGCGGGTGATGTGGGATCCGGCTGGCACTTTCAAGCACGATACATTCGCCGAACGGAATGACGTGATCTTTGGTATCACGCCCCAGATCGAACGGATTTATCGCTCCTACCACGCCCGCGAAACCTACTACATCGAGATCATGGATCTGGATGTCTCCGCCGAAACCGCTGAGCGCCTGCTCCAGCTGGTTATGGCTTATGGTGCTGTTCCAAAAGCACAATGCACCATTTCGACCACGACGATTTTAAAGCAGGTGCCCGAATTTGCGCATTTTCGGGTATCTTTCTTCCCCGAAGTTCTGGCGGAGCAATTTGGCGCCTTGGACGGTGTGCGCCGCTCCGAATTCTGGGAAGATGACAGCGGCCAGAACATCGAGACCGGCGCGCTCTGAGCGCGTGTTCCCTAAAAAGCTTCTTTTCAAAGCGATCACTGTTAATCTTGGCCCAATAGGAGACTGGAAAGCAGGACGCGAAAGGTTCGGCCGGTGCAAATCAACAGCGCAATTGATGCGAGCGAATATGCTGATGTCGCGGCGCTGTACTGGCAAGGCTTCGGCGGAAAGCTGGACCTTGTCCTAGGGCCAGAACATAAAGCAAGGGCTTATATCTCTGCTGCTTTGAACCCCGATCACCTGATCTGCGCACGCGATCAAAAGGGGCAGATCACCGGCATTGCCGGATTCCAAACCGGACATGGCAGCTTGTTAAAGGGAAATTTCGGACATCTTGTTGCCATTTATGGTGGATTTGGCGCCGCTTGGCGGGCTTTGACATTCATGTTGCTTAACTCCCCTTTCAGCGGTGGTAGTTTTGTCATTGACGGGATCGTCGTGGCACAGGAGCACCGCGGCAAAGGGGTTGGCACGGCCCTGATCGAAGCACTTGCGCGCGAGGCAAATCGCAAAGGCTACGACCGAATGCAGCTGGAAGTGATCGATGACAACATTCGTGCGCGGATGCTCTATGAGCGGCGGGGTTTCATGAAGGTTGGCGGCATGTCTCTTGGTATATTGCGACACGTCTTCGGGTTTCGCCGCACCATTACGATGCAACGACAGCTGCGCTAGTCGAATGTGCCGGTCACGCGGCCCAGAATCATGAAGGCGCGCGCGGTGCGCGTATCGACAAACTCCGAGAGTTCGGGATCGGTGGCTTGCGCCTCGAAGGCAACGAGGGTTTTGTCGAACCGGCGCAGGAAATGGTGCGCTGCGTCGCGGAAGATCGTATCTTCACGCATGCGGCCCGCCGTCAGGGCAAGGCTTGAGCGATCCCTAATCCCGCCGAGCGCGGCAATAGATTTGCCCCGTTCGCCACGCGCGAAACGCCGCCAAACCTCCGGCCGCGCGCGATCAGGCTGGAGATCATCCATATAGATACCATCCTGACTGAGCAACGTCAGGATATCCTGGCTGGCCTGCACCAGTTGACGCGCCTCCCTGTCCTTCAACGCGCGGCGCAACGCGGCAAAACCGGCTTGGTCCTCGGAGGTTTCCGGAAAGTTGAGTGCGCGGATGAGATCGGCGTTTGAGAGGGGCGGAAGGAAGTCTTCGCTGCTGGTGCCGAGGGCAAGAGTCGGTTGCTCGTTGTCAGCAGGGGCGTTCCTTTGCGGAGGCGAAGATGCAGGCGGCGCGGGCGTTTGAGTGTCGCGGGTGGTGGTGAACATCGCCAGCACGGTTTCCGTCTGGCGCGCGGCGCGGGCGATCTCGTTGATGCGCTTCTCGATGGAGGATTCGAGCGCGGCGTTTGGCTTACGCCGGTCGGCGAGATAGCTTTGGCGGAGCGCATCTACTGCTTTGCCCAAGCGTTCAGCTTCGTCCCGCAATTGACGGGCGGCGCGGCGGGTCATCACGGTGATCCACACCAGAACCACCGGCACGATTGCAGCAAGCAGCACAACGATCAGCTCGGCAACCGCGCGCGCACCACCGCCACCAAGAGCGAATATGCCGACGATAACAGCCCATAGGACGGCCAGCCCGATCACCGCCCATTCCATCGTGGAAAAGCCGCCGAAAACCCGCTCCGATGGGCTGATCTCTGTCTCTTTGTGGTCAGTCATGGCCACCCCAGTCCAGACTGGAAATCACTTGTAGGCGACGCTCAAAATCTCGTAGCTCCGCTCACCGCCGGGCGTCCGCACTTCGACGCTATCGCCTTCTTCCTTGCCGATCAAAGCACGGGCAAGAGGCGACTTGATGTTGAGGAGGCCCTTTTCGATATCGGCCTCGTATTCACCGACGATCTGATAGGTTCTCTCTTCGTCGGTATCCTCATCGACCAGCTCGACGGTCGCGCCGAATTTAATGGCGCCGGAAAGCTTGGTTGGATCGATGACATCAGCAAGCGAGATGACGCCTTCGAGCTCTTTGATACGCCCCTCGATGAAGGACTGCTTTTCCTTAGCGGAATGATACTCGGCGTTCTCCGATAGATCACCATGCTCGCGGGCTTCGGAAATGGCGCGGATAATTGCAGGGCGCTCGACGGTCTTGAGCGTCTTCAACTCGGCATCGAGTTTATCGAAACCAGCGCGGGTCAGAGGGATTTTTTCCATGAGGCCTCCGAGAGGGAATTGCTATTAAATTGCATTGCTGCGCACCGTGATGCGGCAAACGGGCTTCAAGTGCAAGCATCCATGTTTATTAGCCCATCTGATGGCCCAAGACGTCGCGCCAGCACAATTTAACGTCGCGCAATGATTGCCCTCTTTTTGCGAGTGCGGTAACCCAAGACGAAACATTATTTCGGGCGCACCGCCCTATCTGCAACAAGGGAATGACCATGGCCGAGATTGAACGCGAAGCAATGGAATATGACGTCGTTATCGTAGGGGCTGGCCCCGCTGGCCTGTCTGCCGCGATCCGCCTGAAGCAGCTCGATGCCGATCTCAATGTCGTGGTTCTGGAAAAGGGTTCCGAGGTTGGTGCGCATATTCTGTCTGGCGCTGTTCTGGACCCGTCGGGGCTGGATCGCTTGATCCCCGACTGGAAGGCCAAGGGTGCGCCGATCACCGTTCCGGTGAAGGAAGACAACTTCTACATGCTGGGTGAGGCAGGTGCGCTGCGTATCCCGAATGCCGCGATGCCGCCGTTGATGAACAACCACGGCAACTACATCGTTTCGATGGCCAACGTCTGCCGTTGGATGGCGGAACAGGCCGAGGAAATGGGTGTTGAAATCTTCCCCGGAATGGCGTGCTCCGAGCTGATTTATGGTGAGAGCGGCGAATTGAAGGGCGTGGTTGCGGGTGAGTTTGGCAAAAACGCCGATGGCACCCCCGGCCCTGCTTATGAGCCAGGGATGGAGCTGCACGGTAAGTATGTTTTCCTCTCTGAAGGTGTGCGCGGGTCGCTCTCTAAGGAAGTGATCGCGAAATACGACCTGACCAAGAACAGCGACGTGCAGAAGTTCGGCATCGGCATGAAAGAGATTTGGGAGATTGACCCCGCCAAGCACCGCGAAGGCACCGTGACCCATACGATGGGCTGGCCGCTGAACGGCAATGCAGGCGGCGGGTCGTTCATCTACCATCTTGATAACAATCAGGTTTATGTGGGCTTTGTGGTGCACCTGAACTACGCAAACCCGCACCTGTTCCCCTATATGGAATTCCAGCGGTTCAAGCATCATCCGATGGTCGCGGAACTGCTGAAGGGCGGCAAGCGCGTGGCCTATGGCGCACGAGCGATCTCTGAAGGGGGCTATCAGTCGATCCCGCAGACGGCCTTCCCCGGCGGTTGCTTGCTGGGGTGTTCCGCCGGCTTGGTCAACGTGCCGCGCATCAAGGGCAACCACAATGCGATGCTGTCGGGCATCCATGCTGCAGAAGCGGCGCATGCCGCCATCGCAGGTGGGCGCCAGAGCGATACGCTGAGCGAATATGATGCGGCACTTCGTGACGGGCCAGTGGGCAAAGATCTCAAGAAAGTGCGCAACGTAAAGCCGCTGTGGTCGCGTTATGGGCTGTTGGCCTCACTGGGGCTTGGCGGGCTGGATATGTGGACCAACAACCTCTTTGGTTTGTCGCTGTTGGGCACGCTGAAGCACGGCAAGAGTGATGCAGAGGCGACTGAAGAAGCCAGCAAGCACAAGCCGATCGACTATCCGAAGCCGGATGGCAAGCTGAGCTTTGACCGTTTGACCAATGTGAGCTTCTCGATGACGAACCACGAGGAAAGCCAACCTGCGCATTTGCGGCTGAAAGACGAGGCGCTGCCGATCAAGGTCAACTTGCCGAAATATGCGGAACCGGCGCAGCGCTATTGCCCTGCCGGTGTTTATGAAGTGGTCGAGGAAGAGGGCAAAGACGCGCGATTTGTCATCAATTTCCAGAACTGCGTCCATTGCAAAACCTGTGACATCAAAGACCCGAGCCAGAACATCACATGGACGGTGCCGCAAGGCGGCGACGGGCCGAATTACCCGAACATGTGACGGGCTGCCGTTAACCGAATGTTAGGAAATTGGACCGCCTTTGCGCGGCCCTTTTTACTGTTTTGGTATGCTGCACCGCAAAAAGCTGTTCACAAGAGAGTGTTCACGTTGCGATGTGGGGCTGAGGGTTCTAGTTAAAGAGAGAAACGTAAAAAGGACCTGAACAGTGCGTTTGATCCAGATGGGACTGGCCACTGCGGTGGCGTTTGGAGCGATGATCGGTGGGGCCGCACCGCTGAGGGCAGATGCGGGCGCCTATCTTGCGGCGCAAGCGTCCAGCGGCGCCTATGCCTTCGAGGATGCGCAGGTTTACCTTGACCGAGCGCTGGAGGCCGAACCCTACAACCCCTTATTGCTGGAGGCCCGCATTCAGGCCGCGATTGGCATGGGGCAATGGGGGGACGCAGTACCTTTTGCCCGCGCACTGGACGAGAGCGGCCAAGTGAGTCAGATCGCCACTGTCACCCTAATGGTGGAAGCCGCACTGAACGAACACTGGGACGATCTCTTTGCGCTGTTGGAGAGTGGGCGCACCGCCGGAACGCTCGTGGATGGCCTGATGCAAGCGTGGGCGCTGTTTGGCGAAGGGCGCGTGCAACGCTCGCTGGAGGCGTTTGATAACGTGATCGCGGCGCGGGGTTTGCGTGCCTACGGGCTGTATCACAAGGCGCTGGTTCTTGCGGCAGTTGGCGATCTTGAAGGGGCTGATGCGATCTTCTCCCTGCCTGCGAGCGAGGGCATGCAACCGACCTTGCGCTCCGTTCAGGCGCATGTGGAAATCCTCAGCCAGCTGGGGCGAACTGATGACGCGATCCAGTTGATTGACCAGATGCTGGGCACGAACCCCGAGCAGGTTTTTGTTGACCTCAGGGCAGCACTTGTCGCGGGCGATACCTTGCCGCGCAGCTTTGCCCGCAATGCGAAGGAAGGGATAGCCGAAGTTCTCTTCAATATTGGCGGCGTACTTCAAGATGAGAGCGATCCGGTTGTCGGCCTGATCTATGCGCGCGGGGCGGAAGCCGTTTGGCCGCAGCATATGAATGCGGGCATGATGGCCGCCGACTATCTGGAACGCTTGGGCCGCTTTGAGTTGGCAACCACTGCCTATGAACGTGTCCCCGAAAAGGATTCGCTCTACGCTGACGCGCAAATGGCCCGCGCAGAAGCATTGCGTGTGAGCGCTGCGACAGAGGCAGGCATCAGCGCGTTGGAAGCGCTGGCAACGCGCTTCCCCGACCGCCCGATGGTATTGGCTGCGCTTGGCGATGCCCTACGACGCGATCAACAGATGGCTGCCGCTGAAGCCGCTTATAGCCTTGCGTTGGAAGCCTTCGATGCGGGGCATCCATCCACTTGGTTTGTGCTCTACACACGGGGGATCACCCGTGAACGACAAGGCAAATGGCCGGAAGCGGAGGCAGATTTTAGAGCATCGCTGGACCTGAACCCCGATCACCCGTCGGTGTTGAATTATCTGGGCTATTCGCTCGTTGAAAAGCAGACGAAGCTCGATGAGGCCTTGGCGATGATCGAAACCGCCGTGGCTGAGCGCCCGCAAAGCGGCGCTATCGTCGATAGCCTTGGATGGGCGCAGTTCCGGCTGGGCCGTTATGAGGACGCGGTGAGGAACATGGAACGGGCCGCGCAGTTGGAGCCGGTGGACCCTGTGATCACTGATCATTTGGGCGATGCGCTTTGGGCTGTGGGGCGCAAGATCGAGGCCGAATTCCAGTGGCGCCGTGCGCTCTCCTTCGAGCCGGAGGAACAGGAAGCCGACCGCATCCGCCGGAAGCTTGAGGTCGGCTTGGATGTTGTGCTGGAGGAGGAAGGCGCAGCGCCGCTTCGCCGGGATGATGGCGATAATTGAGCGGCGCGCACGCGCCAAGGTCAATCTCTCCCTCCATGTGACGGGGCAGCGGGAGGATGGCTATCATCTGCTTGATAGCCTCGTGGTTTTTGCCGATTTCGGTGACCGGATCAGCGTCGAGGAAAGTGCGGAATTGCAGCTCGACGTATCCGGGCCATTTGCAGAAGGCGTGCCCACCGATGCGCGCAATATCGTTTGGCAGGCAGCAGCGGCCATACGGGAAGCGAATGGAATCACCCTGGGCGCGCGGATCAAGTTGGAGAAGAACCTGCCACATGGTGCAGGGATTGGTGGGGGCTCTGCGGATGCGGCCGCGGCGCTGGACGCATTAAGCGACCTGTGGGACGTGCCGCCGCTTTCGCCGGTCGCGGCGCTCAAACTGGGCGCGGATGTGCCAGTTTGCATGGCGGCGCCGGTTCCGCAAAGAATGCAAGGTATCGGCGAATATTTGCACCCCGTGCCGCATTTACCCGAAGCAGCGCTGGTGCTGGTCAATCCACGGATAGAAGTGCCGACCGGCGAGATTTTTAGACGGATGAAGCGCAAGCACAATCCGGCGATGCGACGGGTGCCGGAAGGGATGACCTACCCTGCCTTTGCCGAATGGATCGCGGCCCAACGCAATGACATGACCGATGCTGCCTGCGAGATCGCGCCGGTAATCGCAGAGGTGCTGGCGGCATTGAGCCAGCAAGCGGGGATTCATGCCGCGGTGATGTCGGGATCGGGCGCGACATGCGTGGGGTTATGCCCGGATTTGGAAACCGCAAAAAATGCGGGCCGAGCGCTCCAGACGGCGCATCTGGACTGGTGGATCGCTGCTGCGCCGATGGCGCGTTAGCTGATCCGCGCGACGACGTAATCAGCCAGATCGGAGAGCATGTCGCGGATCGGATGTTCGGGCAGAATGGCGAGCGCCTCTTTCGCCTGTGCCGCCCAGCCGAGCGCTTCCTGTGTCACGGCCTCAAGAGCGCCAGTGCGGGCGAGGATGGCAATGACCTGATCAAGATCGCCGTCATCCTGCTTGCCCTTGGCGATGGTGCGCTCCCAGAAGGCGCGCTCCTCAGGGGTGGCTTGGGCCAGCGCCTTGATCAACGGAAGGGTCAGCTTGCGTTCGCGGAAGTCATCGCCCGCGTTCTTGCCGGTGACTTCGGGATCGCCGTAATCAATCACGTCATCAACCATTTGGAAGGCGATGCCGAGTGCGTCGCCATAATCATAAAGTGCTTTGATATGCGCCTCGTCGACGCCAGCGATTACGCCGCCGACCTCGGTTGCGGCAGAGAAAAGCGCGGCGGTTTTGCCGCGCACCACTTTGAGATAGGTTTCTTCGGTCGTCGCCAAATCCTGCGCGGCGGTGAGCTGGAGCACCTCGCCTTCGGCAATCGTCGCGGCGGCGTTTGCGAGGATGTCGAGCACCCGCAGGGAGCCCGGCTCGACCATCAACTGGAAGGAGCGGGCAAAGAGGTAGTCACCTACAAGGACGCTGCTGGTGTTATCCCACAAGAGGTTTGCCGTGGGGCGGCCACGGCGCTGCGCGCTCTCATCCACGACATCATCATGCAGGAGGGTAGCGGTATGGATGAACTCGACCGTTGCCGCGAGATGGATGTGATAGGGGCCGTCATAGCCACACATGCGGGCGGCTGCGAGGGTCAGCATCGGGCGCAAGCGCTTGCCGCCGGCGTCGATCAGGTGGGCGGTCACTTCGGGGATGCGGGGCGCATGTTCGGACGCCATGCGCTGACGGATCATATCGTTGACGCGCGCCATATCCGGCGCCAGCGCGGCGGCCAGTTTTTCGTGAGGTTTTTGAGCGGGCGCGTCGAGACTCATGGGCTTACCGTCGTGTGAATGGACAAAGGCGGAATAGCGCCTTACGTCTAGGATATGAAAGAGCTTTTGCGCACAAACGACATCACCGTCATCGCATTCGCCAAGGCCATCCTGGACGGCGAAGGTATAGACTGCTTCGAGTTGGACGTAAACATGAGCG is a genomic window containing:
- a CDS encoding tetratricopeptide repeat protein, with protein sequence MRLIQMGLATAVAFGAMIGGAAPLRADAGAYLAAQASSGAYAFEDAQVYLDRALEAEPYNPLLLEARIQAAIGMGQWGDAVPFARALDESGQVSQIATVTLMVEAALNEHWDDLFALLESGRTAGTLVDGLMQAWALFGEGRVQRSLEAFDNVIAARGLRAYGLYHKALVLAAVGDLEGADAIFSLPASEGMQPTLRSVQAHVEILSQLGRTDDAIQLIDQMLGTNPEQVFVDLRAALVAGDTLPRSFARNAKEGIAEVLFNIGGVLQDESDPVVGLIYARGAEAVWPQHMNAGMMAADYLERLGRFELATTAYERVPEKDSLYADAQMARAEALRVSAATEAGISALEALATRFPDRPMVLAALGDALRRDQQMAAAEAAYSLALEAFDAGHPSTWFVLYTRGITRERQGKWPEAEADFRASLDLNPDHPSVLNYLGYSLVEKQTKLDEALAMIETAVAERPQSGAIVDSLGWAQFRLGRYEDAVRNMERAAQLEPVDPVITDHLGDALWAVGRKIEAEFQWRRALSFEPEEQEADRIRRKLEVGLDVVLEEEGAAPLRRDDGDN
- a CDS encoding polyprenyl synthetase family protein — its product is MSLDAPAQKPHEKLAAALAPDMARVNDMIRQRMASEHAPRIPEVTAHLIDAGGKRLRPMLTLAAARMCGYDGPYHIHLAATVEFIHTATLLHDDVVDESAQRRGRPTANLLWDNTSSVLVGDYLFARSFQLMVEPGSLRVLDILANAAATIAEGEVLQLTAAQDLATTEETYLKVVRGKTAALFSAATEVGGVIAGVDEAHIKALYDYGDALGIAFQMVDDVIDYGDPEVTGKNAGDDFRERKLTLPLIKALAQATPEERAFWERTIAKGKQDDGDLDQVIAILARTGALEAVTQEALGWAAQAKEALAILPEHPIRDMLSDLADYVVARIS
- a CDS encoding 4-(cytidine 5'-diphospho)-2-C-methyl-D-erythritol kinase — encoded protein: MMAIIERRARAKVNLSLHVTGQREDGYHLLDSLVVFADFGDRISVEESAELQLDVSGPFAEGVPTDARNIVWQAAAAIREANGITLGARIKLEKNLPHGAGIGGGSADAAAALDALSDLWDVPPLSPVAALKLGADVPVCMAAPVPQRMQGIGEYLHPVPHLPEAALVLVNPRIEVPTGEIFRRMKRKHNPAMRRVPEGMTYPAFAEWIAAQRNDMTDAACEIAPVIAEVLAALSQQAGIHAAVMSGSGATCVGLCPDLETAKNAGRALQTAHLDWWIAAAPMAR